A window of the Artemia franciscana chromosome 21, ASM3288406v1, whole genome shotgun sequence genome harbors these coding sequences:
- the LOC136040764 gene encoding shematrin-like protein 1, translating into MKYIFFLAVGVAAILAEEVPLAAGTDHYPSHGYDGNNPSYSHGQPSYTFFSNGYRWKRNTLDLEAPMKEGLEVAETKHYKYRSYSHPCYSSNSYGHPSYSSYGSGYRGRRDISEAETLEKEGLEGAATKHKSYRSYQSPCRQSPSYGHPSYGSSYGMGYPSYGSSYGMGYPSYGSSYGMGYPSYGSSYGMGYPSYGSSYGMYGK; encoded by the exons ATGAAATAT aTCTTTTTTTTGGCGGTTGGCGTTGCTGCCATATTGGCTGAAGAAGTGCCACTAGCTGCTGGAACAGATCACTATCCATCACATGGATATGATGGCAATAATCCTTCATATAGCCATGGCCAACCATCTTATACTTTCTTTAGCAACGGCTACAGATGGAAAAGAAATACTCTTGATCTAGAAGCGCCAATGAAAGAAGGACTAGAAGTTGCGGAAACAAAACACTATAAGTACCGTAGTTACAGTCACCCTTGTTACAGCTCAAATAGCTATGGCCACCCATCTTACAGCTCTTATGGCAGTGGTTATAGAGGGAGAAGAGACATTTCTGAAGCAGAGACATTAGAAAAAGAAGGATTGGAGGGAGCAGCAACAAAACATAAGAGCTATCGCTCTTACCAATCTCCGTGTCGCCAATCTCCATCCTATGGCCATCCGTCATATGGATCAAGCTATGGAATGGGATACCCATCATACGGATCTAGCTATGGAATGGGATACCCATCATACGGATCTAGCTATGGAATGGGATACCCATCATACGGATCTAGCTATGGAATGGGGTACCCATCATATGGATCTAGTTATGGAATGTATGGGAAATAA